One Archangium lipolyticum DNA window includes the following coding sequences:
- a CDS encoding LysR family transcriptional regulator codes for METDGLRALVAFAEAGCNLTLAGRAIGLSQPAVHARLQGVARALEISLYERRGRRLQLTPDGARVLAWARDVLERERALRVELRQGHAEERVVLACGEGALVHVVAERIAPFLRERSGVLSFLVLDGPAAVAAVERGSAHLAVVAGPASSPPGLRSQPLVTAALLAVASRQHPLARAGREVEVGALLEHRLLVPPLGRALRATLEDAAAAQGRTLEVAAEVTGWEAVRRLAALGVGVGVINDVVDTPGLARLSVRGLPPVTYRLLMRRGRGTRLAEEVVRALTRER; via the coding sequence ATGGAAACGGATGGGCTTCGAGCCCTGGTGGCGTTCGCGGAGGCTGGCTGCAATCTGACGCTCGCGGGGCGCGCCATCGGGCTGTCCCAGCCAGCGGTGCATGCGCGGCTGCAAGGGGTGGCGCGGGCGCTGGAGATCTCCCTCTACGAGCGGCGGGGCCGACGCCTCCAGCTCACCCCGGATGGAGCGCGCGTGCTCGCCTGGGCGCGTGACGTCCTCGAGCGCGAGCGCGCCCTGCGCGTGGAGCTACGACAGGGACACGCGGAGGAGCGGGTGGTGCTCGCCTGCGGAGAGGGGGCCCTGGTGCATGTGGTGGCCGAGCGCATCGCTCCGTTCCTTCGCGAGCGGAGCGGAGTGCTCTCCTTCCTCGTGCTGGATGGCCCCGCCGCGGTCGCCGCCGTGGAGCGCGGCTCGGCGCACCTGGCGGTGGTGGCCGGGCCCGCGTCCAGTCCCCCGGGGCTGCGCTCGCAGCCGCTCGTCACCGCCGCGCTGCTGGCCGTGGCTTCCCGGCAGCACCCGCTGGCGCGAGCGGGTCGAGAGGTGGAGGTGGGGGCGCTGCTCGAGCACCGGCTCCTGGTGCCTCCACTCGGCCGCGCCCTGCGCGCAACCCTGGAGGACGCCGCCGCGGCCCAGGGACGGACGCTCGAGGTCGCCGCGGAGGTGACCGGCTGGGAGGCGGTCCGCCGGCTCGCGGCATTGGGGGTGGGGGTGGGGGTGATCAACGACGTGGTGGACACCCCGGGCCTGGCACGCCTTTCCGTGCGCGGCCTTCCCCCGGTGACCTACCGGTTGCTGATGCGGCGGGGACGCGGCACGCGGCTCGCGGAGGAGGTGGTGCGGGCCCTGACCCGCGAGCGGTAG